AGGACGTGGGCTTCTTCGTTTCGCTCGAGGGCGTGAACTCGCCCGTCCCTCTCGTCGGGGACCCGAAGGTCTTCGGCGTCGGAAGCACGGCGCGGACGCAGAAGCTGATCAAGGAGTACGGTCTGGAACCGCTCAAGGATGGCATGGTCAGCGGGTTCCCGGGCGTGCTGTTATACCTGGCGGCGATGAAGGACCAGGGTGTTCTAGCGCTCCTGTCGGAGACGAGACCCGATTTCCCGGATGCGAGGGCGGCCGCGCGGATGCTCGAAGTACTCGGGAGGATGGTACCCAACCTGGAGATCGATCCGGAGCCCCTGCTGAAGGAAGCGGAGCTCATCGAGCAGCAGATACTCGAGTCGATAGAGAACGCCAAGCCATCATCCCCGACGAGCCCCGAGATGCCGTCATCGATGTACGGATAGGCCCGTCAGAGGTCCGAAGCCAGTCCGCAAAGTTATTTATATCGTCCCAATTATGAGTGCGACCCGGAGAATCTGAATGGCAAAGAAGTCCCGAACAGCTGCACGGAAAGTCAAGGACAAATGGAAGTCCAAGACGTGGTACAACATCATTGCGCCCGAGATGTTCGACAGCCGCATCCTCGGCGAGACCCCAGCGGACTCGCCCGAGAAGCTGATCAATCGCGTGACGGAGGTGACAGTGCAGGACATCACAGGCGACTTCAGCAAGATGCATATCAAGCTCAGGTTCAAGGTCCACGACGTGAGGGGAGGCGACGCCTACACGTACTTCATCGGTCACGACATGACGAGCGACTACATCCGAAGGCTCACTCGCAGGAAGAAGTCGAGAACGGACGGGACGTTCGACGTGATGACCAAGGATGACAACCTCATCAGGATCAAGCCCATGGCGATCGCGGAAAGGAGGATACAGTCCTCGAAGCAGTCAGCCATCAGGAAGAAGATGGAGGGCATAGTGAGGTCCGAAGCCTCCGGGAAGATCCTCAGCGAGCTGGTCCGGGTGATGATCATGGGAGAGATGTCCAAGAAGATCGCCGTGGCGTGCAGGAGCATCCAGCCGTTGCAGAGGGTCGAGATTCGCAAGTCTGAACTGTTGAGGATATCCAAGCTTCCCGACATCCCCGAGAAGGCGCCGGAGGAGGAGCCTGAGGAGCCACCCGCCACCGAAGAGCCGGAGGAGGGCGAGGAGCCCGCTGAAGAGACTCCCGAGGAGCCTGAGGCCGCGGAAGAGACGCCGGAGACCGCCCCCGAGGAATCCGATGTAGCGGAAGAGGCGCCTGAAGAGACTCCGGAAGAAGCCCCGGAAGAGGCTCCAGAGGAGCCCGAGGTTCCGGAAGAGCCGGTGGAAGCCTCCGAGGAAACGGTCGAGCCCGCGGAAGATGTCGAGGAAGAGGAACCCGCCGAGTCCTAGTGTCGGGGTGGCTCAGCCTGGTGGAGCGCCAGACTCATAGGGTTCGTTCGAAGAGCGCTCCTTGGAAATCTGGAGGTCGCGGGTTCAAAGCCCGCCCCCGACACCTATTCTGAGAAAAGACAGTGCCCGCGCTCTCGCAACTGACTAGATGCGTCCTCCCGCGAACCGCACATGCGCCAGCGGATCAGTCCTCGATGACCTTGTACACGAAATCGTTGGGACGGACCCTCTCGGCGACCTTGATGCCCACCGACTGACCTGGAGTTGCCTCCTGGATTGGGTTCCTGTCGATCTCCATGGACTCCACGGTCAGAGTGAGGTCGGTCGTCGCACCCTGTATGGCTATCTCGTCCCCTACCTTCAGGGTGCCCTCCTCGATCTGGATGGCGGCGACCATGGGCTTCGCGAAGTACTTGAACACCCTCCCGACTTTCATCTTCTCCATGTAACCAACCGAGAACAACATCGGTTTGAACGATAAAAAGTCATCGTTCCGAGGGGAGGGACGTGAGGGATAGGAGGCCCGCGGAGAGCGAGAGGAGTCCGCCGAAGAAGCTTCCCGTGTCGCCGACCCAGATGAGCACGATCCCCAGCGCGATGGCGGAGATGCCCACGACGCGCGGGTGCCTGTCGAGAAAGACGAGGGATGTCATGATGAGGGCGCCCACGAGGTTCATCGCGTAGATGCCGACGTCGTAGAGCGTGTTCTTGCACCCGATTGTCTCCGCAAAGTAGGTGTCCATGCATATGTCGCGCAGCCACAACATGAGGACTCCCAGTATGACGCAGAGAACAGCGCCCACCAGCAAGATCCTCTGGACCAGGCTGAGACGCCTTCGAATGGGCATTCAAGAGACGGATTGCTTCGGGCTTCTTAATACTACTCTTGGCTTGTGTCGCTTTCATCCACATGCTTCGGCTGTACCTGTAACCGAGAACGAGGAGTCGCCCGCACCGTGAGGAGACTACGTCCCCTCCAGGGGATCTTGTGGATGGTCCAGACGAAGATCACTATCGTATGCACATGAGAGCCTCGGTAGGCAAGGCGTTGGCGGGGCAAATCTTTAAATCGGCGCGCTCATTACATGCCTGGGAAGGGGACTATCATGGTTTTGCCCACGAAGGTATTGGAGAATGCGCTCAATAGGGAGATACTTCTAGTTTTGAAAGACAGCAGAGTGCTCGAAGGGAAGCTGGTGGGTTTCGACGAGTACATGAACCTCGTGCTGGAGGATACCGAGGAGACGAAGGAGGAGCAGGTCCGAAGGCTCGGGACCGTTGTTCTCCGCGGGAACAACGTCGTCACGATAAGCCCCAAGTGAACAAAGGTTGATAAATCCCAAGACCCTTGTCCGGGCGATGCAGGCGGTCCTTCTTGTTGGCGGTCTTGGAACGAGGCTCAGGCCTCTGACGTATTCCAGACCGAAGCCTCTTCTGCCATTGCTGAACCGGCCCATGGTCTCCTACCTCTTGGACCTGCTTCCCGATTTCGTCAACGAGGTGATCGTGCCCGTGAGCTACATGTCGCGGCGGATGCGGGACTACTTCAACTCGCTCCATGACGGCAGGAACTACGTCGTCGTTCACGAGGTCGAGCCCCTCGGGACGGGAGGGGCGCTGGCCAATGTGGCCGATCACCTGACGGATGATTTTCTTGTGTTCAACGGTGACATCGTCAGCTCGATCGACATCAAGTCCCTCATCGACTTCCACAGGGAGAAAGAAGGTGTCGGGACCATCGCGCTCTGGGATGTCGAGAATCCCGAGGCCTTCGGGATCGTGCAGATGGACGAGGATGACCGG
The sequence above is a segment of the Candidatus Thermoplasmatota archaeon genome. Coding sequences within it:
- a CDS encoding PAC2 family protein, yielding MEDDIRFHEYKKWDFSNSLVLTSFPTIGLVSTIAGSFLVKTLKMELVGAIISSRLPPVAIIHEGKVSPAFRMYSTSQKCGPDNECDQLTVLLSEFMPRADAIEPLAVKVLNWAVEKDVGFFVSLEGVNSPVPLVGDPKVFGVGSTARTQKLIKEYGLEPLKDGMVSGFPGVLLYLAAMKDQGVLALLSETRPDFPDARAAARMLEVLGRMVPNLEIDPEPLLKEAELIEQQILESIENAKPSSPTSPEMPSSMYG
- a CDS encoding 30S ribosomal protein S3ae, coding for MAKKSRTAARKVKDKWKSKTWYNIIAPEMFDSRILGETPADSPEKLINRVTEVTVQDITGDFSKMHIKLRFKVHDVRGGDAYTYFIGHDMTSDYIRRLTRRKKSRTDGTFDVMTKDDNLIRIKPMAIAERRIQSSKQSAIRKKMEGIVRSEASGKILSELVRVMIMGEMSKKIAVACRSIQPLQRVEIRKSELLRISKLPDIPEKAPEEEPEEPPATEEPEEGEEPAEETPEEPEAAEETPETAPEESDVAEEAPEETPEEAPEEAPEEPEVPEEPVEASEETVEPAEDVEEEEPAES
- a CDS encoding translation elongation factor-like protein — protein: MEKMKVGRVFKYFAKPMVAAIQIEEGTLKVGDEIAIQGATTDLTLTVESMEIDRNPIQEATPGQSVGIKVAERVRPNDFVYKVIED
- a CDS encoding RNA-binding protein, whose translation is MVLPTKVLENALNREILLVLKDSRVLEGKLVGFDEYMNLVLEDTEETKEEQVRRLGTVVLRGNNVVTISPK